CAATCCTTTTGATTGGTGATAGATATCGTGGCAACAGGTCTCAATACGTAACCATGGACATTGTTCAGCGACTCAAGGCGATCGGACCCGGGGCGATGGTGGCGGCGGCGTTCATCGGGCCAGGGACGGTAACGGCGGCGAGTGTGACTGGTGCCCGGCTCGGGTACGCACTGCTGTGGACGATCGCGTTCTCGATCATCGCGACGATCGTCCTCCAGGAGATGTCGGCCCGGCTGGGGCTGGTCTCGGGCGAGGGGCTCGGTGAAGCGCTCCGGAATCGGTTCGACAACCCGGCCGTCGAGTACGTCGCGATCTTCCTCGTCGTCGGTGCGATCGGCGTCGGCACCGCGGCCTACGAGTCCGGGAACATCCTCGGCGGTGCCGCGGGACTGGCGACGATCACCGGCGTGAGTTCGGAGATATGGGGCGTCGCGATGGGGCTGGTCGCGGGGATCTTGCTGTTCACCGGGAAGTACAAGCTGATCGAGCGGGCGCTGGTGGGTCTCGTCGCCGTCATGGCGTTTTCCTTCGTCGCGTCGGCGATCCTGATCGGTCCCGATCTGGGGGCCGTCGCCGGCGGGTTCGTCCCGAGTATCCCCGAGGGGTCACTCTACCTCATCACCGGCCTGATCGGGACGACGGTCGTCGGCTACAACCTCTTCCTGCACGCGAGCAACGTCCAGGAGCGGTGGTCCGGGCCGGGTGACCTCCCTGCATCACGGACCGACACCATCCTCTCCATCGCAGTGGGCGGGTTCATCACGATCACGATCATGGTCACCGCGGCGGCCGCGTTCCCGCTCGGCACCGAGATCAGTGACGTCGGGCAGATGGCCCAGCAACTCGAACCGCTGGCGGGCACCTACGCGAAGATCTTCTTCAGCATCGGGCTGTTCGCCGCCGGTTTCACGAGCGCGACGACCGCGCCGCTGGCCGGCGCGTGGGCGACGACGGGCGCCCTCGGCTGGGATTCGGACCTCAAGAGTCCGAAGTTCCGCGCGGTCTGGGGGACGATCCTGACGGTCGGCGTGGGGTCGGTCCTGCTGGGCGGCAGTCCGGTCCAGATCATCGTCTTCGCGCAGGTCGTCAACGGCATCCTGCTCCCCATCGTCGCGATCTTCCTCATCTACGCGATGAACCAGCGCGACCTCCTCGGCGAGTACACGAACGGCCCGGTCGCGAACGCGCTCGGGGCCATCGTGACGCTCATCGTCGTGTGGCTCGGTCTTCGAACGCTCCTGAGTGTCGCCGGGGTGCTGTAGATGAGCGACAGAGTCGTCGGCGTCGACGTCGGCGGGACCTTCACCGACGTGACGCTGCTGGTCGACGGGGACCTCGTCACGGCCAAGGTGCCGAGCACGGCGGATCAGAGCGACGGCGTCATGGCCGGCATCGAGAAGGCCTGTGCCGAGGCGGGGATCGACCCGGGAGCGGTCGAGGGGTTCTCACACGCGATGACGGTCTCGCTGAACGCACTCCTCGAAGAGTCGGGGGCCAGAACCGCCCTCGTGACGACCGCCGGATTCAGGGACGTGCTGGAGATCGGACGACAGGACCGGCCCGCCCTCTACGATCTCGACGCGGAGAAACCCGCCCCGCTGGTCCCCCGGCGTCGGCGGTACGAGATCGACGAGCGGACGACGACCGACGGCGTCGAGCAGTCCGTCGACGAGGAGGAAGTTCGCGAAGTCGCTGACGCGATCCGTGCGGACGACGCCGAGGCCGTCGCCGTCTCGCTGCTGCACGCCTACGCCCATCCCGAGAACGAGCGGGCGGTCGCTCGCGTCCTCCGCGAGGAACTGGACGTGCCCGTCTCGGCCTCCCACGAGGTGCTGGCGGAGTTCCGGGAGTACGAGCGGACCTCGACGACCGTCGTCGACGCGTACCTGCGACCCGCGATCGACCGGTACGTCGGGCACCTCTCGGAGCGAGCCACCGACGCCGGCCTGCCCGAGCCACGGATCATGCAGGCAAACGGCGGCATCACCGACGCCGAGACGGTCCGGCAGAACGCAGTCCTGACGACGCTGTCGGGCCCGGCCGCGGGCGTCGTCGGCGCGAACGCGATGGCCTCGACCGACGACGACGATCCGGCCCGCCTCGTCACGTTCGACATGGGCGGCACCTCGAGCGACGTGAGCCTCGTCCGCGACGGCGAGGTCGAGCGGACGACCGACGGCGAGATCAACGACCGCCCGATCAGGACGCCGCTGGTCGACATCGAGACCGTCGGTGCCGGCGGCGGCTCGATCGCGTGGGTCGACTCCGGCGGGGCCCTCCGCATCGGCCCCCAGTCGGCCGGCGCGGAGCCGGGACCGGCCTGTTACGGTCGCGGCGGGTCCGAGCCGACCGTCACGGACGCCAACCTCGTCCTCGGGTACATCGGATCGAGCACCAGCCTCGGCGGGGAGCTGTCCCTCGACGAGGACGCGGCCCACGACGCGATGGCCGACCTCGCCGAGCGGGCGGGGATGGACGATCCGGTCGAGGCCGCCCGGGGCGTCTACCGCGTCGCCAACGCCAACATGACGCGTGCGATCCGGTCGGTCACGGTCGAGCGCGGCTTCGACCCCCGGAAGTTCGGCCTCGTGGCCTTCGGCGGTGCCGGCCCGATGCACGCCGTCTCGATCGCCAGCAACCTCGACATGGAGCGAGTGGTCGTGCCGCGGGCCTCGGGCGTCCTCTCCGCGTACGGCCTGCTGGCCGCCGACGAGAAACAGGACGCGGTCCGGACCTACCAGCGCCCGCTGGACGCCGTCGACCCCGATGCCGTCGAGGGCATCTACGACGACTTGGCCGAGGAGGTGCTCGCCGAGATCAGCGACCCCGAGCAGGCGACGGTGACGCACACGGCCGATCTGCGATACGCCGGGCAGAGCTTCGAGCTCGCCGTCGAGGTCGGCGACTCGTTCGATCCCGTGGCCGCACGGGACCGGTTCGAGGAGTCCCACGAGGTCGCCTACGGCTACCGGATGGACGAGCCGGTCCACCTGGTCAACTGCCGCGTGACGGCGACGGTCGACCGCGACGTACCGGCGATCGACTACACCGCGACCGGCGACCCCCTGAAGGGGACCCGGGACGCGACCTTCGAGGACGGCGTCTACGAGACGCCGGTGTACGACCGACCGCACCTCCAGCCCGGGCGAACCCTGGGCGGGCCCGCGATAATCGAACAGGACGAGAGCACGGTCGTCGTCCCCCCGCACTGGGACGTGCGGGTCCGTGACGACGGCGCGCTCGTCTCCGAGGTGACCGACTCATGACCGACGACATCGACCCCGTAACCCTAGAGATCCTGCGGAATCAACTGGAGAGCATCGCCGAGGAGATGGGGCACGTCCTCATCACCGGCTCGTACTCGCCGAACATCAAGGAGCGACAGGACTGCTCGACCGCCCTGTTCGACGCCGACGGGAAGATGGTCGCACAGGCCGAACACATCCCGGTCCACCTCGGCGCGATGCCCGACGCCGTCGACGCGATCATCGACGACGACCCGAAACCGGGCGACGTGTTCATCGTCAACGACCCCTTCGCGGGCGGCACCCACCTTCCCGACATCACCCTCGTCTCGACGATCGCGCCCGAGGACGAGGTGATCGGCTTCGCCGTCTCGCGCGCCCACCACGCCGACGTGGGCGGCAGCGCGCCCGGCAGCATGCCCCCGGGCGCCCGGGAGATCTACGAGGAGGGCCTCCGCCTGCCGGCCGTCCGCCTCGTCGACGGCGGCGAGTTGAACGAGGCAGTGATGGACGTGTTGCTGGCGAACGTCAGGACGCCCGACGAGCGCCGGGCGGACCTGCGGGCCCAGCGCGCCGCCAACGAGCGGGCCGAGGAGCGGATCGGCGAACTGCTCGACGACCACGGCTCGCTGTTGCTGGACGCGTTCGACGCCGTCGTCGACTACTCGCGGGCCCGCGTCGAATCCGAGATCGAAGCGCTCCCTGACGGCCAGTTCCGCGCCCACGATATCCTCGAAGGCGACGGCGTGACCGACGAGGACATCCCCATCGAGGTGACGGTCACCGTCGACGGCTCCGAGATCGACGTCGACTTCGCGGGCACCGCCCCGCAGGTGGCCGGCAACCTCAACGCGCCGCTCTCGGTCGCCAAGAGCGCGGTCTACTTCGTCGTCCGGGCGGTCACCGACCCGGAGATCCCGTCGAATCACGGCTGTTACGAACCGGTGACCGTCTCGGCACCCGAGGGCACGGTTCTCAACCCTCGGCCCCCGGCCGCGGTCGTCGGCGGGAACGTCGAGACCAGTCAGCGCGTGACCGACGTGACGCTCGCGGCGCTGGCCGAGGCCATCCCGGAGCGGGTCCCGGCGGGCGGCCAGGGGACGATGAACAACCTCATCATCGGCGACCGCGAGGGCGAGTTCACCTACTACGAGACCATCGGCGGCGGCTTCGGCGCCCGCCCCGACAAGGACGGCATGGACGGCGTGCAGGTCGGCATGACCAACACGCTGAACACGCCGGTCGAGTCGATGGAGACCGAGTACCCGCTCCGCGTCGAGCGGTACGCCCTCCGCGCTGGAAGCGGGGGCGACGGCGAACACCGGGGCGGACTCGGACTCGAACGCTCGGTCACGGTCGAGACCGACGCGACCGTCTCCCTGCTCACCGAGCGCCGCCGCACCGCGCCGGCCGGCGTCGACGGCGGCGCGGACGGCGCCATGGGCGAGAATCTCGTCGACGGCGAATCGGTGCCCTCGAAGGCATCGGTAGACGTGAGCGCCGGCGCGACCGTGACGATCCGCACGCCCGGCGGCGGCGGCCACGGCGACCCGGCCGACCGGTCGGAGGATGCACGGGAGGACGACCGCCGGGACGGAAAGGTGGAGGAATGACGCGTCTCGGCATCGTCGTCCCCTCCTCGAACACGACGGCCGAACCGGAGTTCCGGGCGATGGCGCCCGAAGCGAGCACCGTCCACGTCGCCCGGATGCCGCTCGAGGACGTGACCGTCGACGGTCTCGACGAGATGGCCGACGGTGCCGAACGCGCCGCGGAATTGCTCGCCCACGCCGCCGTCGACGGGGTCGCCTACGCCTGCACCACGGGAAGTCTCCTGCACGGCCCGGGCTTCGACGAAGAATTGGAGGATCGACTGTCCGAAGCGGCCGGCGCACCGGCCGTCGCGACGGCCCTGTCGGTGAAACGCGCCCTCGCCGCGCTCGACGCCGAGACGATCGCCGTCG
This Halorientalis sp. IM1011 DNA region includes the following protein-coding sequences:
- a CDS encoding aspartate/glutamate racemase family protein, with the protein product MTRLGIVVPSSNTTAEPEFRAMAPEASTVHVARMPLEDVTVDGLDEMADGAERAAELLAHAAVDGVAYACTTGSLLHGPGFDEELEDRLSEAAGAPAVATALSVKRALAALDAETIAVVTPYASELNDREREYLTEAGFEVATLDGRGLVANTEIGELTAADARDQVEAAVPDDLSVDAVFISCTNYRTVPALSELEDALGVPVISSNSATMWDLADRLDLDTTLDTRLDAV
- a CDS encoding hydantoinase/oxoprolinase family protein — its product is MSDRVVGVDVGGTFTDVTLLVDGDLVTAKVPSTADQSDGVMAGIEKACAEAGIDPGAVEGFSHAMTVSLNALLEESGARTALVTTAGFRDVLEIGRQDRPALYDLDAEKPAPLVPRRRRYEIDERTTTDGVEQSVDEEEVREVADAIRADDAEAVAVSLLHAYAHPENERAVARVLREELDVPVSASHEVLAEFREYERTSTTVVDAYLRPAIDRYVGHLSERATDAGLPEPRIMQANGGITDAETVRQNAVLTTLSGPAAGVVGANAMASTDDDDPARLVTFDMGGTSSDVSLVRDGEVERTTDGEINDRPIRTPLVDIETVGAGGGSIAWVDSGGALRIGPQSAGAEPGPACYGRGGSEPTVTDANLVLGYIGSSTSLGGELSLDEDAAHDAMADLAERAGMDDPVEAARGVYRVANANMTRAIRSVTVERGFDPRKFGLVAFGGAGPMHAVSIASNLDMERVVVPRASGVLSAYGLLAADEKQDAVRTYQRPLDAVDPDAVEGIYDDLAEEVLAEISDPEQATVTHTADLRYAGQSFELAVEVGDSFDPVAARDRFEESHEVAYGYRMDEPVHLVNCRVTATVDRDVPAIDYTATGDPLKGTRDATFEDGVYETPVYDRPHLQPGRTLGGPAIIEQDESTVVVPPHWDVRVRDDGALVSEVTDS
- a CDS encoding hydantoinase B/oxoprolinase family protein — translated: MTDDIDPVTLEILRNQLESIAEEMGHVLITGSYSPNIKERQDCSTALFDADGKMVAQAEHIPVHLGAMPDAVDAIIDDDPKPGDVFIVNDPFAGGTHLPDITLVSTIAPEDEVIGFAVSRAHHADVGGSAPGSMPPGAREIYEEGLRLPAVRLVDGGELNEAVMDVLLANVRTPDERRADLRAQRAANERAEERIGELLDDHGSLLLDAFDAVVDYSRARVESEIEALPDGQFRAHDILEGDGVTDEDIPIEVTVTVDGSEIDVDFAGTAPQVAGNLNAPLSVAKSAVYFVVRAVTDPEIPSNHGCYEPVTVSAPEGTVLNPRPPAAVVGGNVETSQRVTDVTLAALAEAIPERVPAGGQGTMNNLIIGDREGEFTYYETIGGGFGARPDKDGMDGVQVGMTNTLNTPVESMETEYPLRVERYALRAGSGGDGEHRGGLGLERSVTVETDATVSLLTERRRTAPAGVDGGADGAMGENLVDGESVPSKASVDVSAGATVTIRTPGGGGHGDPADRSEDAREDDRRDGKVEE
- a CDS encoding Nramp family divalent metal transporter, translated to MDIVQRLKAIGPGAMVAAAFIGPGTVTAASVTGARLGYALLWTIAFSIIATIVLQEMSARLGLVSGEGLGEALRNRFDNPAVEYVAIFLVVGAIGVGTAAYESGNILGGAAGLATITGVSSEIWGVAMGLVAGILLFTGKYKLIERALVGLVAVMAFSFVASAILIGPDLGAVAGGFVPSIPEGSLYLITGLIGTTVVGYNLFLHASNVQERWSGPGDLPASRTDTILSIAVGGFITITIMVTAAAAFPLGTEISDVGQMAQQLEPLAGTYAKIFFSIGLFAAGFTSATTAPLAGAWATTGALGWDSDLKSPKFRAVWGTILTVGVGSVLLGGSPVQIIVFAQVVNGILLPIVAIFLIYAMNQRDLLGEYTNGPVANALGAIVTLIVVWLGLRTLLSVAGVL